A window of the Cryptococcus depauperatus CBS 7841 chromosome 5, complete sequence genome harbors these coding sequences:
- a CDS encoding transcription initiation factor IIA subunit 2, protein MSTGQTYYEFYRGSSIGTALTDALDELITQGDIPPQLAMRVLQQFDKSLTETLQKNVKNKTQIKGHLSTYRLCDDVWTFVVKDPQFKMEGVGAGSETVTGSKIKIVACKSGDAAEGKKGNARE, encoded by the exons ATGTCAACCGGTCAGACATATTATGAGTTTTATAGAGGCTCGAG TATTGGCACAGCGCTTACAGATGCGCTTGATGAACTCATCACCCAGGGGGATATCCCACCACAGCTCGCTATGCGTGTACTCCAACAA TTTGACAAATCTTTAACAGAGACTTTGCAAAAGAATGTGAAGAACAAGACGCAGATCAAG GGTCATTTGTCGACATACAGGCTTTGTGACGATGTGTGGACGTTTGTAGTCAAAGATCCTCAATTTAAGATGGAAGGCGTTGGCGCCGG GTCTGAGACGGTGACTGGTTCCAAAATCAAGATTGTAGCATGCAAGAGTGGAGATGCAGCAGAGGGGAAAAAGGGAAATGCCCGAGAATGA
- a CDS encoding dimethyladenosine transferase: MPKAVSQTYRPQIISAAKKSKKGGEPSAAAAAAGSAGGGARNHLFDTARFGQHILTNPLVAQGIVDKANLKPTDIVLEVGPGTGNLTVRILAACRKVIAVEMDPRMAAEVKKRVLGKPEQKKLELILGDFVKADLPYFDVLISNTPYQISSPLVFRLLSQRPIPRCAVLMFQREFALRLVAIPGSKMWGRLAANVQLYARVEHIMKVSKGNFRPPPQVESSVVRIMPRDPPPPVKFEEFDGMNRIIFSRANKTIRATFGARGVAEMLEKNYRTWCAEQEKIIEDDFDIRRLIDSILSNDGFAENRAAKMDVDDLLKMLASFNVEGIHFA, from the exons ATGCCCAAAGCCGTTTCTCAAACGTATAGGCCTCAAATTATTTCTGCTGcgaagaaatcaaaaaaagGTGGCGAACCATCAGCGGCAGCAGCTGCCGCTGGCAGTGCAGGTGGTGGTGCTCGAAACCACCTGTTTGATACGGCTAGATTTGGCCAACATATATTAACAAACCCTCTTGTAGCGCAAGG GATTGTTGACAAAGCCAACTTGAAGCCTACAGACATCGTCCTTGAAGTTGGCCCTGGTACCGGTAACTTGACAGTAAGGATTTTGGCAGCATGCAGAAAGGTAATTGCAGTGGAAATGGACCCCAGGATGGCTGCTGAAGTCAAAAAGCGAGTTCTTGGAAA GCCAGAACAAAAGAAACTGGAACTGATACTTGGTGATTTCGTTAAGGCTGACCTGCCTTATTTTGACGTTTTGATCTCCAATACTCCTTATCAG ATCTCTTCACCCCTTGTATTTCGACTTCTCTCTCAACGCCCCATCCCCCGATGTGCTGTTCTCATGTTTCAGCGAGAGTTTGCCCTCCGTCTTGTCGCCATTCCTGGATCTAAAATGTGGGGCCGTTTAGCTGCCAACGTACAATTGTATGCTCGCGTCGAGCACATCATGAAAGTAAGCAAAGGCAATTTTCGACCACCACCACAGGTCGAATCCTCTGTTGTAAGAATCATGCCGAGAGATCCACCACCACCTGTCAAgtttgaagagtttgaCGGAATGAACAGAATCATCTTTAGTAGAGCCAACAAGACTATTAGAGCTACATTTGGGGCAAGAGGCGTGGCTGAGATGTTGGAGAAAAATTATAGGACATGGTGTGCTGAgcaagaaaag atcattgaagatgattttgacaTTCGTCGATTGATTGATTCTATTCTCAGCAACGACGGTTTTGCGGAAAACCGAGCGGCTAAaatggatgttgatgatCTACTCAAGATGttggcttctttcaatgtCGAGGGAAT ACACTTTGCATAG